In a genomic window of Pseudoglutamicibacter albus:
- a CDS encoding metal ABC transporter ATP-binding protein, which produces MQTADAVRIEELTVRYGRNTILSNVNLSIPAGRMVGVMGPNGAGKSTLVKACLGLIPRATGRIVINGKSLDEVRGEVAYIPQRTTSDWDFPITVLETAVLGSYPRLRTFQRPSRADRERARECLEAVGMSEYATTQLRELSGGQAQRVFTARALMQEATVFFLDEPFVGIDAASQARITHILKQRVAHGATVIVVHHDLNNARLIFDDIVLVNRRIIANGATAATFTADNLSATYGPDIITYAPALLGGAAHSGSDASGTGGGENENL; this is translated from the coding sequence ATGCAAACAGCCGATGCGGTGCGCATCGAAGAGCTGACCGTGCGCTACGGACGCAACACCATCTTGAGCAACGTCAACCTCAGCATCCCCGCAGGACGCATGGTGGGGGTCATGGGCCCCAACGGCGCCGGTAAATCCACCCTCGTCAAAGCGTGCCTGGGGCTCATTCCGCGAGCCACAGGCCGCATCGTCATCAACGGCAAAAGCCTTGACGAGGTGCGCGGCGAGGTCGCCTACATCCCCCAACGCACCACAAGCGACTGGGACTTCCCAATCACCGTTCTGGAAACCGCGGTGCTCGGAAGCTATCCGCGGCTACGCACCTTTCAACGGCCCAGCCGAGCCGACCGCGAACGCGCCCGCGAATGCCTCGAAGCCGTCGGGATGAGCGAATACGCCACAACCCAGCTACGGGAACTCTCCGGAGGCCAAGCCCAACGCGTCTTCACCGCGCGAGCCCTCATGCAAGAAGCCACCGTGTTCTTCCTCGACGAACCTTTCGTGGGTATCGACGCCGCATCCCAGGCCCGCATCACACACATCCTCAAGCAACGCGTCGCCCACGGCGCGACCGTCATCGTGGTCCACCACGACCTCAACAACGCACGCCTCATTTTCGACGACATCGTGCTCGTCAACCGCCGCATCATCGCCAACGGAGCAACCGCCGCGACCTTCACCGCAGACAACCTCTCCGCAACCTACGGTCCCGACATCATCACCTACGCCCCGGCGCTGCTCGGCGGCGCAGCGCACAGCGGCAGCGACGCTAGCGGTACCGGCGGCGGGGAGAACGAGAACCTATGA
- a CDS encoding metal ABC transporter permease — MTFINDLFEYTFLARALFTASVVGLVCGVIGSFIILRGLSLMGDAISHAVLPGIALAFMFDVSFFVGALAAGLLAAFGIGVVSTTTTLKRDTSIGIVFTAFLAFGIILLSNTTATFSLTDVLFGNVLAVRKQDMWLAVVIGAVVCAAVLLFYKQLKITTFDPVLADSYGVPVKAVHYGVLVALALVTVASVQTVGVILVVALLITPAATAYLLTTRLPSMIAVSALIGVVAAAGGMYFSVRFNIVSGPAIVLTAFTMFTLAYLFAPRTGVVTKAIAGR; from the coding sequence ATGACCTTCATCAACGACCTTTTCGAATACACATTCCTCGCCCGTGCGCTCTTCACCGCAAGCGTTGTGGGGCTTGTGTGCGGGGTCATCGGCAGCTTCATCATCCTGCGGGGGCTCTCACTCATGGGGGACGCGATCTCCCACGCCGTGCTGCCGGGGATCGCGCTCGCGTTCATGTTCGACGTCTCATTCTTCGTGGGAGCGCTCGCCGCGGGGCTGCTCGCGGCGTTCGGGATCGGCGTGGTCTCGACCACCACAACGCTCAAACGTGACACCTCGATCGGGATCGTGTTCACCGCGTTCCTCGCGTTCGGCATCATCTTGCTCTCCAACACGACCGCGACGTTCTCACTGACCGATGTATTGTTCGGCAACGTGCTCGCGGTTCGGAAGCAAGACATGTGGCTTGCGGTGGTGATCGGCGCGGTTGTGTGCGCGGCGGTCTTGTTGTTCTATAAACAGCTGAAGATCACGACGTTCGACCCGGTCCTCGCTGATTCTTACGGGGTTCCCGTCAAAGCCGTGCATTACGGCGTTCTGGTTGCGCTTGCACTCGTGACGGTCGCGTCCGTGCAGACCGTGGGCGTGATCCTCGTGGTCGCTTTGCTCATCACACCTGCCGCGACCGCGTATCTATTGACCACCCGGTTGCCAAGCATGATCGCGGTCTCCGCGCTCATCGGTGTCGTAGCGGCTGCTGGAGGGATGTACTTCTCCGTAAGGTTCAACATCGTGTCTGGGCCCGCCATCGTGCTCACCGCGTTCACCATGTTCACGCTCGCGTACCTCTTCGCGCCACGCACCGGCGTCGTTACGAAAGCGATCGCTGGGCGATGA
- a CDS encoding metal ABC transporter solute-binding protein, Zn/Mn family, with amino-acid sequence MTFKAVLAAIAVALLAVTGCSVVPRDEAGSGAGFDGDGKFNVVTSFSVLEDMTRQIGGEHVNVYNLVPVGQDPHEYELRPADTTHAQDADLLISSGMNLEGGEDGWISRLMNAVDLDTSQHVEATRGIKPLYISDGVEQDEADGDQASDLDEDEVNPHVFVDPANGAKMAENVAEALIRADPEHAADYRANRDAYVGRINELAGSYDELFAGVAEDDRIIVTSERAFQYLAKRYGLAEGYIWLIDTEDAGSPEQLKRAVDFVREHRPPALFVETNVNQRPMETVSEETGVPIAGTLYSDELGAPGTPAGTYIGFLEHNLESLTRGLGEQ; translated from the coding sequence GTGACTTTCAAAGCGGTGCTTGCTGCCATCGCGGTGGCGTTGCTTGCCGTGACAGGTTGTAGCGTGGTTCCGCGAGACGAGGCCGGTAGTGGCGCCGGGTTCGATGGTGACGGCAAGTTCAACGTCGTGACGAGTTTTTCTGTTCTCGAGGACATGACGCGGCAGATCGGCGGGGAGCACGTGAATGTCTACAACCTCGTTCCGGTGGGGCAGGACCCGCACGAATACGAGCTCCGTCCTGCCGACACGACTCACGCTCAAGATGCTGACCTGCTGATTTCCAGCGGCATGAATCTAGAGGGCGGGGAGGACGGCTGGATCAGCCGGCTCATGAACGCCGTGGACCTAGACACCAGCCAACACGTGGAGGCGACCCGCGGCATCAAACCGCTCTACATCAGCGACGGGGTGGAACAGGACGAAGCTGACGGCGATCAAGCATCCGATCTGGATGAGGATGAAGTGAATCCGCATGTTTTCGTTGACCCGGCTAACGGGGCGAAGATGGCGGAGAACGTCGCTGAGGCCCTGATCCGGGCGGACCCGGAGCACGCCGCTGACTATCGTGCCAACCGGGACGCCTACGTTGGGCGCATCAACGAGTTGGCGGGCAGCTATGACGAACTGTTCGCAGGCGTCGCGGAGGACGACCGGATCATCGTGACAAGCGAGCGTGCGTTCCAGTATCTAGCAAAGCGTTACGGGCTTGCCGAAGGCTACATCTGGCTGATCGATACGGAGGACGCGGGTAGTCCCGAGCAGCTGAAGCGTGCCGTGGATTTTGTGCGGGAGCATCGGCCGCCGGCGCTGTTTGTGGAGACGAACGTCAATCAGCGGCCTATGGAGACTGTGTCGGAGGAGACCGGTGTGCCGATCGCAGGAACCCTGTACTCGGATGAACTCGGCGCACCAGGCACTCCCGCGGGGACGTATATCGGTTTCCTTGAACACAACCTTGAAAGCCTGACCCGCGGGCTCGGTGAACAGTAG
- a CDS encoding Lhr family ATP-dependent helicase — protein sequence MAPQTPNAETILGRFSEPTSTWFNGAFPHPTAAQLGAWDSISRGNHTLVIAPTGSGKTLSAFLWSLDQLLHGKQHQATGEKPQSNKTQSNKTQSDKTLRSEKETKKSRSKKKRTRVLYISPLKALGTDVERNLRAPLIGITQTAKHLTQAADNGTTTDITADNAVLDTNTTPEITVGIRTGDTPVNQRRKLISSPPDILITTPESLYLMLTSKARETLSNVETVIIDEVHALASTKRGAHLAVSLERLDSLLAKPAQRIGLSATVEPHQEVARFLGGNQPVTIVAPPAEKTWDLRVTVPVPDLSDLATAPAPQTGLPTDVASASIWPHIEERVLSLIRAHRSTIVFVNSRRLAEKLTTALNELNTRHENERTGTETPVPDIVMAHHGSVSKERRATIEESLKTGTLTCVVATSSLELGIDMGDVDLVIQIESPGAVSAGLQRVGRAGHHVGAESHGHFFPKHRSDLVSTTITVQRMREGLIETMAIPANPLDVLAQHTVAAAALDTLDVETWYDTLRRSAPYASLPHSAYIAVLDLLAGKYPSADFAELRPRIIWDRDEGTITARPGAQRLAVTSGGTIPDRGLFGVFLADGDQAGTGNKRVGELDEEMVYETRIGEVIQLGASAWRIQDITFDRVLVTPAAGEPGKLPFWHGDDLSRPAELGQALGAFQARIAHQPETETHTELTNTGLDEWAATNLIRYIKVQEQATGRVPSDTHLVIERFKDELGDWRLILHSPWGKAVHAPWALAVAARIEERYGLDGSAMAADDGIVVRLPLAEDEPPGAEIFIFEPEELEEIVTERVGGSALFAARFRECAARALLLPRRDPGRRTPLWQQRQRAAQLLAVAAKHPTFPIVMETVREVLQDVYDMPALRVLTQKLASRAVRITEVETREPSPFAQSLLFGYVAQFLYEGDSPLAERRAAALSLDPKLLNEIMGRGELRELLDADIIAAVEAEAQRLTPSRRAWGLEGAADLLRVLGPLNAEELAARLNPPDGQDDDGRTGGAGAHDGGADSDAGAGAAPHASVEDAAAWADELVAQRRALKVRIRGSEMYAAIEDAARLRDALGIPLPMGVPVAFLEPVEAPLEDLVLRYARTHGPFTTEQAAHSLGLANAVVIQTLRRLMQDNRIECGEFTPGRTGGEWCDTEILRRIRARTLAALRSEVEPTPQDAYARFLLDWQDVGTGAGRGTQASHSADALRGLDGVYTVIEQLAGVPLPASAWESYVFPARVTDYAPAMLEELLASGDVVFSGAGALAADDGWIAFHTTDTAALSLPLAMTDAVVANGADSKSPADATNPGDATSTDDAAVHSTLHERVLGVLGSGGAFYVGQIAQALAADGADPGATPVTDSVVGSVLWDLLWSGRVTNDSFLPVRSLLTQGKATHQSRSRARTRTTRVGRAGLRGLRSASASKPAVLSPAERLNAGRWAALPAPETDPTLLAAARAEMLLARYGVVTKGGASVEGASFGALYKVFQRREETGTVRRGYFVEKLGAAQFALSGTVDRLREFVRDGDAPSAALSDTSATFATGTPAYSAVTLAATDPANPFGGVLPWPDPPAKARPGRKAGALVVMVDGHAALYVERGGRTVISWIDELAHHLTTASGAVPASASAADVQSALTSIVAVSLVEALRRARSQVITLQKVNGEDILGTNLAAALLGAGFSSLPSGVRFRPDF from the coding sequence GTGGCACCACAAACACCGAACGCAGAAACCATCCTGGGCCGGTTCTCAGAACCCACCAGCACCTGGTTCAACGGCGCCTTCCCACACCCCACGGCCGCCCAACTCGGCGCCTGGGACTCAATCTCACGCGGCAACCACACGCTCGTCATCGCGCCCACCGGCTCCGGAAAAACACTCTCCGCATTCCTCTGGTCACTCGACCAACTCCTCCACGGGAAACAGCACCAAGCCACCGGCGAAAAGCCACAGAGCAACAAGACACAGAGCAACAAGACACAGAGCGACAAGACACTGCGCTCAGAGAAAGAAACCAAGAAGAGCCGGAGCAAAAAGAAACGCACCCGGGTCCTCTACATCTCCCCGCTCAAAGCGCTCGGAACCGATGTTGAACGCAACCTCCGCGCGCCCCTCATCGGAATCACCCAAACCGCCAAACACCTCACCCAAGCCGCTGACAACGGCACCACAACCGACATCACCGCAGACAACGCCGTTCTGGACACCAACACCACCCCGGAGATCACGGTAGGGATCCGCACTGGCGACACCCCCGTCAACCAGCGCCGCAAACTCATTTCCAGCCCGCCGGATATCCTCATCACCACCCCGGAATCCCTCTACCTCATGCTGACCTCCAAAGCGCGGGAGACCCTCAGCAACGTAGAGACCGTCATCATCGACGAAGTCCACGCACTCGCCTCAACCAAACGCGGCGCCCACCTCGCCGTCTCACTTGAACGCCTCGATAGCCTCCTGGCCAAACCCGCTCAACGCATCGGGCTTTCAGCCACAGTGGAACCGCACCAAGAGGTTGCCCGCTTCCTGGGCGGAAACCAGCCAGTCACGATCGTCGCCCCGCCAGCAGAGAAAACCTGGGACCTCCGCGTCACCGTCCCCGTGCCTGACCTCTCAGACCTCGCGACCGCACCCGCACCCCAAACAGGCCTACCCACCGACGTCGCCAGCGCAAGCATCTGGCCCCACATCGAAGAACGCGTGCTCAGCCTCATCCGCGCCCACCGCTCCACCATCGTGTTCGTCAACTCACGGCGGCTCGCAGAAAAACTCACCACCGCACTCAACGAACTCAACACCCGCCACGAAAACGAACGCACCGGCACAGAAACACCTGTGCCGGACATCGTGATGGCCCACCACGGCTCCGTATCCAAAGAACGCCGCGCCACGATCGAAGAATCCCTCAAAACCGGGACGCTCACATGCGTCGTGGCAACCAGCTCGCTCGAACTCGGCATCGACATGGGCGACGTCGACCTCGTCATCCAGATCGAATCCCCCGGCGCCGTCTCCGCCGGCCTGCAACGCGTAGGCCGAGCCGGCCACCACGTCGGAGCCGAATCCCACGGCCACTTCTTCCCCAAACACCGAAGCGACCTCGTCTCCACCACCATCACGGTGCAACGCATGCGCGAAGGACTCATCGAAACCATGGCGATACCCGCCAACCCACTCGACGTCCTCGCACAACACACCGTCGCCGCCGCGGCCCTAGACACCCTCGACGTCGAAACCTGGTACGACACCCTCCGCCGCAGCGCACCCTACGCATCCCTACCCCACTCCGCCTACATCGCAGTCCTCGACCTGCTCGCCGGGAAATACCCCTCAGCCGACTTCGCGGAACTGCGGCCCCGCATCATCTGGGACCGCGACGAAGGCACCATCACCGCCCGCCCCGGCGCGCAACGCCTCGCCGTCACCAGCGGCGGAACCATCCCGGACCGCGGACTCTTCGGCGTATTCCTCGCCGACGGCGACCAAGCCGGAACCGGCAACAAACGCGTAGGCGAACTCGACGAAGAAATGGTCTACGAAACCAGGATCGGCGAAGTCATCCAACTCGGTGCCAGCGCGTGGCGCATCCAAGACATCACATTCGACCGCGTCCTCGTCACCCCAGCCGCCGGAGAACCCGGCAAGCTACCGTTCTGGCACGGCGACGACCTCAGCCGCCCCGCCGAACTCGGCCAAGCACTAGGCGCATTCCAAGCCCGCATCGCACACCAACCCGAAACTGAAACCCACACCGAACTCACCAACACGGGGCTCGACGAATGGGCCGCGACCAACCTCATCCGCTACATCAAAGTACAGGAACAAGCCACCGGGCGCGTACCCAGCGACACTCACCTTGTGATCGAGCGTTTCAAAGACGAACTCGGCGACTGGCGGCTCATACTGCACTCGCCGTGGGGTAAAGCCGTCCACGCGCCATGGGCGCTCGCGGTCGCCGCCCGGATCGAGGAACGCTACGGACTCGACGGGTCCGCGATGGCAGCCGACGACGGCATCGTCGTGCGGCTACCGCTCGCCGAAGACGAACCACCCGGGGCCGAAATCTTCATCTTCGAACCCGAGGAACTTGAAGAGATCGTGACCGAACGCGTCGGCGGTTCCGCGCTCTTCGCCGCCCGCTTCCGTGAATGCGCTGCCCGCGCCCTCCTGCTGCCCCGCCGCGACCCGGGCCGCCGCACACCGCTATGGCAACAACGGCAAAGAGCCGCCCAGCTACTCGCTGTAGCGGCGAAGCATCCGACGTTCCCCATCGTCATGGAAACCGTGCGGGAAGTCCTCCAAGACGTCTACGACATGCCGGCCCTGCGGGTGCTCACCCAGAAACTTGCGTCCCGCGCGGTGCGCATCACCGAGGTTGAGACCCGCGAACCCTCGCCGTTCGCGCAAAGCCTCCTGTTCGGGTACGTCGCCCAATTCCTGTATGAAGGCGACTCCCCGCTCGCGGAACGCCGCGCTGCCGCGCTCAGCCTGGACCCCAAACTGCTCAACGAAATCATGGGCCGAGGCGAACTACGCGAACTGCTCGATGCGGACATCATCGCCGCTGTCGAAGCCGAAGCCCAACGCCTCACCCCATCACGGCGCGCGTGGGGGCTCGAAGGCGCCGCGGACCTCCTGCGGGTGCTCGGCCCACTCAACGCCGAAGAACTCGCGGCCCGCCTCAACCCGCCCGATGGTCAGGACGACGATGGCCGGACTGGCGGTGCAGGCGCCCACGATGGCGGCGCGGATAGCGACGCCGGCGCAGGTGCCGCACCGCACGCGTCGGTTGAGGACGCGGCGGCGTGGGCTGATGAGCTCGTGGCTCAGCGGCGCGCGCTCAAGGTCAGGATCCGTGGCTCTGAGATGTATGCCGCGATCGAGGATGCGGCACGTCTACGGGATGCCCTGGGCATCCCGCTGCCCATGGGTGTCCCGGTCGCGTTCCTCGAACCCGTCGAAGCGCCGCTCGAAGACCTCGTGCTGCGTTATGCCCGCACCCACGGCCCCTTCACCACAGAACAAGCCGCGCATTCGCTGGGGCTGGCCAACGCCGTCGTGATCCAGACCCTGCGGCGGCTGATGCAGGACAACCGCATCGAATGCGGCGAATTCACGCCCGGGCGCACCGGAGGTGAATGGTGCGACACCGAGATCCTGCGGCGCATCCGCGCCCGCACACTCGCGGCACTGCGTAGCGAAGTCGAGCCCACCCCGCAAGACGCGTACGCGCGATTCCTGCTCGACTGGCAAGACGTCGGCACGGGCGCTGGGCGCGGCACTCAAGCGTCGCATAGCGCTGATGCGTTGCGTGGCTTGGACGGCGTTTACACCGTGATTGAGCAGCTCGCGGGAGTCCCGTTGCCGGCGAGCGCGTGGGAGTCTTACGTGTTCCCGGCGCGCGTGACGGATTATGCGCCGGCGATGCTCGAGGAGCTCCTCGCTTCGGGCGATGTTGTGTTCTCTGGCGCGGGGGCGCTCGCTGCTGATGACGGCTGGATCGCATTCCACACCACCGATACCGCGGCGCTCTCGCTGCCTCTGGCCATGACCGATGCGGTGGTGGCTAACGGCGCGGACTCCAAGAGCCCTGCCGACGCAACCAACCCAGGCGACGCAACGAGCACCGACGACGCGGCCGTCCACTCGACCCTCCACGAACGCGTGCTCGGGGTCTTGGGTTCCGGCGGTGCGTTCTATGTGGGGCAGATTGCGCAGGCTTTGGCCGCCGACGGCGCGGACCCTGGCGCCACCCCAGTCACAGACTCCGTTGTGGGTTCGGTTTTGTGGGATTTATTGTGGTCCGGCCGGGTCACGAACGATTCGTTCCTGCCGGTGCGTTCTCTGTTGACGCAGGGTAAGGCGACGCATCAGTCGCGTTCGCGTGCCCGCACCCGCACCACGAGGGTGGGGCGGGCCGGTTTGCGTGGTTTGCGTTCGGCATCCGCGTCGAAGCCGGCCGTGTTGTCTCCTGCGGAACGGCTGAACGCGGGACGATGGGCCGCGCTGCCTGCCCCGGAGACCGACCCGACGTTGCTGGCTGCCGCCCGCGCCGAGATGCTGTTGGCCCGCTACGGGGTCGTCACGAAGGGCGGGGCCTCAGTTGAGGGCGCCAGTTTCGGGGCGCTGTATAAGGTTTTCCAGCGGCGTGAGGAGACCGGGACGGTCCGCCGCGGCTATTTCGTGGAGAAACTCGGGGCGGCGCAGTTCGCGTTGTCCGGGACGGTGGACAGGCTGCGTGAGTTCGTCCGCGACGGCGATGCACCTTCCGCCGCCCTGTCCGACACCTCCGCCACCTTCGCCACGGGCACACCCGCATACAGTGCGGTGACCCTCGCGGCGACTGATCCCGCGAACCCTTTCGGCGGGGTTCTGCCGTGGCCAGACCCGCCCGCGAAAGCACGACCGGGCCGGAAGGCTGGTGCCCTCGTGGTCATGGTGGATGGTCACGCGGCACTGTATGTGGAGCGGGGTGGTCGGACCGTCATTTCGTGGATCGATGAGCTCGCGCACCATCTCACTACCGCAAGCGGCGCGGTGCCTGCCAGCGCGTCGGCGGCCGATGTGCAGTCAGCGTTGACCTCGATCGTTGCAGTCTCACTGGTTGAGGCGTTGCGGCGTGCCCGGTCGCAGGTCATCACGCTCCAGAAGGTCAACGGCGAAGACATCCTGGGCACGAATCTGGCTGCGGCGCTCCTCGGGGCAGGGTTCTCTTCACTGCCGTCGGGCGTGCGATTCCGCCCGGATTTCTGA
- a CDS encoding prolipoprotein diacylglyceryl transferase gives MDQDSELTMYPHLSDLIGFELIPGVPLDTHSVFVAIALLLGSVVFWIEARRRERLNERTGVLVVGALAGAAVFARLGTWAQHLDPRENLGLAEQLAYGNASFLSALVGAWLGVHVAKKIIGYKARSGDLFAPAVALAMAFGRWACYLTERPGTPTGSDWGVVLNEQQGAHLHTPAGVGLHPSFAYESAFHLIAFCVLWFWLRFKPIAPGETLTLYIGTYAVFRFFVEFVRGNEIAWMGLTRPQMFLLVTIPIFAIRIIYLIKRGKLWGTETSRDTAAAPRLAAVHDAAAEHAHGHVTQPALEGETTRVAAPVHAGNRAPEENEVPA, from the coding sequence ATGGATCAAGATAGTGAGCTGACCATGTATCCACATTTATCTGATTTGATCGGGTTCGAACTCATCCCTGGGGTCCCGTTGGATACCCACTCGGTGTTCGTTGCTATCGCATTATTGCTCGGTTCCGTGGTGTTCTGGATTGAGGCGCGCAGACGCGAACGCCTCAACGAACGCACAGGCGTGCTTGTAGTGGGCGCACTGGCTGGTGCCGCCGTGTTCGCTCGTCTTGGCACATGGGCGCAACACCTGGACCCGCGCGAGAATCTGGGCCTCGCAGAGCAGCTAGCTTATGGCAATGCATCCTTCCTGTCTGCGCTGGTGGGTGCGTGGCTTGGCGTCCATGTTGCGAAGAAGATCATCGGTTATAAAGCCCGCAGCGGTGACTTGTTCGCACCGGCTGTGGCGCTTGCGATGGCTTTTGGGCGTTGGGCCTGCTATTTGACGGAGCGGCCGGGAACCCCCACGGGGAGCGACTGGGGTGTTGTGCTCAACGAACAGCAAGGGGCTCACCTGCACACCCCGGCGGGTGTGGGTTTGCATCCGAGCTTCGCTTACGAATCCGCGTTCCATCTGATCGCATTCTGTGTTCTGTGGTTCTGGCTACGGTTCAAACCGATCGCACCGGGTGAAACCCTCACCCTGTATATCGGGACGTACGCGGTATTCCGGTTCTTCGTCGAGTTTGTGCGCGGCAACGAGATCGCCTGGATGGGCCTCACCCGGCCGCAAATGTTCCTGCTCGTGACGATCCCGATCTTCGCGATCCGCATTATCTACCTCATAAAACGCGGCAAACTCTGGGGCACCGAAACCAGCCGTGATACTGCGGCTGCTCCGCGTCTGGCGGCTGTTCACGATGCCGCGGCAGAACACGCTCATGGCCACGTGACGCAACCTGCGCTTGAGGGAGAAACTACCCGTGTGGCAGCACCTGTCCACGCAGGAAACCGCGCGCCTGAAGAAAATGAGGTGCCGGCATGA
- a CDS encoding radical SAM protein encodes MPVDAPGMPLRSYRIHRYVNAFCPVCHEQDPHKPLAQVERLTGWLAEYPDGQVWLERGCRKHGLQRTLYDESGEILTYLEQWTAPTKVHTPDLENNFLPVPEAYEYGLPTMQTQHTCILLEDITDHCNLKCPTCFASSSPAESSVAPLAEVLASVDTRLSREENRIDVLMLSGGEPTLYPWLEQLIEELAARPVVRILLNSNGLRIAQDQEFVDFLAKHRERLEVYLQYDGEEECSVRYHRGGDIRKIKFEALDRLSEAGIFTTLTMTAALGVNDHEIGTVIRRALDTPFVGGVTIQPVFGSGRSAGIDPNNRLTHTGVLARLEEQTDGLVTWRDMTALPCSHPHCCSLGYLLKDDSGEWSSLTSLVGPEKLKEFLDLNPDMIANRIADSGVNKTLKKQVKQSLLDLFSEQSSLSHPSIGSLWRDICVGCDLGIGTLAKLAASSLPGQQHRLRQFMGERVKRITIKPFMDINTMIEERLTQCCVHVATVREGADEDGNAIHQCAPFCAVQAWAPLGERRISTATGKADTASTPAHDSAGRHRLPVSVKVPDGVTR; translated from the coding sequence ATGCCTGTCGATGCACCTGGGATGCCGCTTCGTTCGTACCGCATTCACCGTTATGTGAATGCGTTTTGTCCCGTATGCCATGAGCAAGACCCTCATAAACCACTAGCTCAGGTTGAGCGGCTCACCGGTTGGCTTGCCGAATACCCTGACGGGCAAGTGTGGCTGGAACGCGGTTGCCGCAAACACGGTCTGCAGCGGACGCTGTATGACGAATCCGGTGAGATCCTCACCTATCTTGAGCAGTGGACGGCTCCCACCAAAGTGCATACCCCGGACCTTGAGAACAACTTCCTACCGGTTCCGGAAGCCTACGAATATGGTCTTCCCACGATGCAGACCCAGCACACCTGCATCTTGTTGGAAGACATCACAGACCACTGCAACCTCAAGTGCCCCACGTGCTTCGCGTCCTCTTCCCCTGCTGAGTCCTCTGTTGCTCCGCTCGCGGAAGTCCTCGCCTCGGTCGATACGCGTTTGTCCCGCGAAGAGAACCGTATCGACGTGCTCATGCTCTCGGGCGGCGAACCGACGCTGTATCCGTGGCTTGAGCAGCTCATCGAGGAACTTGCTGCACGCCCGGTAGTCCGGATCCTGCTCAACTCCAACGGACTGCGTATAGCCCAAGACCAGGAATTCGTTGATTTCCTAGCCAAGCACCGCGAGCGCCTCGAAGTGTATTTGCAGTACGACGGCGAAGAGGAATGCTCCGTGCGTTACCACCGCGGCGGGGACATCCGGAAGATCAAGTTCGAGGCCCTGGACCGGTTGTCTGAGGCCGGGATCTTCACAACGCTGACCATGACGGCGGCTTTAGGAGTCAACGACCACGAGATCGGCACCGTGATCCGCCGTGCGCTCGACACCCCGTTCGTGGGTGGCGTGACGATCCAGCCGGTCTTCGGGTCTGGACGTTCCGCGGGCATCGACCCGAACAACCGTTTAACGCATACAGGGGTTCTTGCCCGTCTTGAGGAACAGACTGATGGCCTCGTCACGTGGCGGGACATGACCGCGCTACCGTGTTCCCATCCGCACTGTTGCTCACTGGGATACCTACTCAAAGACGATTCGGGCGAATGGTCTTCACTCACGAGCCTCGTGGGCCCTGAGAAACTGAAAGAGTTCCTTGACCTGAACCCTGACATGATCGCCAACCGCATCGCGGATTCCGGGGTCAATAAGACACTCAAGAAACAGGTCAAGCAATCACTTCTGGATCTGTTCTCTGAGCAGTCCTCGCTGTCTCACCCGTCGATCGGTTCGCTGTGGCGCGACATCTGTGTGGGGTGTGATCTGGGGATCGGAACGCTCGCCAAGCTCGCGGCTTCTTCCCTGCCGGGGCAACAACACCGGCTACGCCAGTTCATGGGTGAACGCGTCAAACGCATCACGATCAAACCGTTCATGGACATCAACACGATGATCGAAGAACGCCTCACCCAATGCTGTGTACACGTCGCGACAGTGCGTGAAGGCGCCGACGAGGATGGCAACGCGATCCACCAGTGCGCGCCATTCTGCGCTGTGCAGGCGTGGGCTCCGCTAGGTGAACGCCGCATCTCCACCGCCACTGGCAAAGCAGACACCGCAAGCACGCCGGCTCATGACTCCGCTGGCCGGCACCGTCTCCCTGTGTCAGTGAAAGTTCCTGACGGAGTGACACGATGA
- a CDS encoding 23S rRNA (pseudouridine(1915)-N(3))-methyltransferase RlmH, whose product MSIRVLAVGRKHESWVEEGIARYERRLRKPWDVQWDLLQHSSKADDVARAEESARLLKKIGHGDYVVLLDERGKMLNSPQLAKALRGPIDQGKRVVVVIGGAFGVDQSVHQRADLVWSLSNLVFPHQLVRLMLVEQVYRSQEIMAGSGYHHV is encoded by the coding sequence GTGAGTATTAGGGTTCTGGCCGTGGGCCGCAAACATGAGTCGTGGGTTGAAGAAGGCATCGCCCGTTACGAACGCCGGCTGCGCAAGCCGTGGGATGTGCAGTGGGACCTACTACAGCACAGTTCCAAAGCCGACGATGTTGCACGGGCTGAAGAGTCAGCTCGCCTGCTGAAGAAGATCGGCCACGGCGACTACGTTGTGCTGTTGGATGAGCGCGGGAAGATGCTGAACTCACCTCAGTTAGCGAAGGCGTTGCGTGGCCCGATCGACCAAGGTAAGAGAGTGGTTGTGGTAATTGGTGGCGCGTTCGGTGTTGATCAGAGCGTGCACCAACGGGCGGACCTCGTATGGTCGCTCTCCAACTTGGTGTTCCCGCACCAGCTTGTGCGGTTGATGCTCGTTGAGCAGGTGTACCGATCACAAGAGATCATGGCCGGTAGCGGATACCACCACGTGTGA